From the Sphingomonas aliaeris genome, one window contains:
- the sseA gene encoding 3-mercaptopyruvate sulfurtransferase, with the protein MDSLVTTEWLAGELGANDLRVVDATYFAGFGDRDAAAEYEKAHIPGAVFMDLGEIADTSSDLPSMLPAPEKFASRMQSLGLGDGSRIVLYDNSPYHTAARAWFMLRTFGAHDVAILDGGFAKWQAEGRDVASGKEQLRHRHFTVWADDKGVRTKDQLKANIDSKAEQVVDARSAARFTGEEPDPRPATHAGHIPGSKNLPVGQLFNDDGTYKTGDALKAEFEGAGIDVAKPLVTTCGSGITASVLAFGAHLLGNEAAVYDGSWSEWGAASDTPKATGAA; encoded by the coding sequence ATGGACTCGCTGGTAACGACGGAATGGCTGGCAGGCGAATTGGGCGCAAACGACCTGCGCGTCGTGGACGCGACGTATTTCGCCGGCTTCGGGGACCGCGATGCCGCGGCCGAATATGAGAAGGCGCATATTCCAGGCGCGGTGTTCATGGATCTGGGCGAGATCGCCGATACGTCGAGCGATCTGCCGTCGATGCTGCCCGCCCCCGAAAAGTTCGCCAGCCGCATGCAGTCGCTGGGGCTCGGCGATGGCAGCCGGATCGTGCTGTATGATAACTCGCCCTATCACACGGCGGCGCGCGCCTGGTTCATGCTCCGCACATTCGGCGCGCACGATGTCGCGATCCTGGATGGCGGCTTCGCGAAATGGCAGGCCGAGGGGCGCGACGTCGCCAGCGGCAAGGAGCAGCTGCGCCACCGCCACTTCACCGTCTGGGCCGACGACAAGGGCGTCCGCACCAAGGACCAGCTGAAGGCGAATATTGACAGCAAGGCGGAGCAGGTGGTCGATGCCCGTTCCGCTGCCCGCTTCACCGGCGAGGAACCCGATCCGCGCCCCGCGACGCATGCCGGCCACATTCCGGGTTCGAAGAACCTGCCGGTCGGCCAGTTGTTCAACGATGACGGCACGTACAAGACGGGCGACGCATTGAAGGCGGAATTCGAGGGCGCGGGGATCGACGTCGCCAAGCCGCTCGTCACGACCTGCGGTTCGGGCATCACCGCGTCGGTGCTGGCGTTCGGCGCGCACCTGCTCGGCAACGAAGCCGCCGTCTATGACGGTAGCTGGTCCGAATGGGGCGCCGCGAGCGACACGCCGAAGGCTACCGGCGCGGCGTGA
- the queF gene encoding preQ(1) synthase has translation MTVPDTMAHLGKTSALPASPEEAILDYVPNPRTGRPYLVRFTAPEFTSLCPVTAQPDFAHLVIDYAPAATIVESKSLKLFLGSFRNHQAFHEDCTVGIGERLFSEMQPLWLRIGGYWYPRGGIPIDVFWQSGMPPEGLWLPPQDVPGYRGRG, from the coding sequence ATGACCGTTCCAGACACAATGGCCCATCTGGGCAAGACCAGCGCGCTCCCCGCATCGCCCGAGGAAGCGATCCTCGATTACGTCCCCAATCCGCGGACCGGACGGCCCTATCTCGTGCGCTTCACCGCGCCCGAATTCACGTCGCTATGCCCGGTCACCGCACAACCCGATTTTGCGCATCTCGTGATCGATTACGCACCTGCAGCAACGATCGTCGAATCCAAGTCGCTCAAGCTGTTCCTTGGCAGCTTCCGAAACCACCAGGCATTTCACGAGGATTGCACCGTCGGAATAGGCGAACGCCTCTTTTCCGAGATGCAACCTCTATGGTTGCGGATCGGCGGATACTGGTATCCGCGCGGGGGCATTCCCATCGACGTCTTCTGGCAATCGGGAATGCCGCCGGAAGGACTTTGGCTGCCGCCGCAGGACGTTCCCGGCTACCGGGGACGTGGTTGA